The following proteins are co-located in the Campylobacter concisus genome:
- the pglC gene encoding undecaprenyl phosphate N,N'-diacetylbacillosamine 1-phosphate transferase yields MYRNFLKRVIDILGALFLLILTSPIIIATAIFIYFKVSRDVIFTQARPGLNEKIFKIYKFKTMSDERDANGELLPDDQRLGKFGKLIRSLSLDELPQLFNVLKGDMSFIGPRPLLVEYLPIYNETQKHRHDVRPGITGLAQVNGRNAISWEKKFEYDVYYAKNLSFLLDVKIALQTIEKVLKRSGVSKEGQATTEKFNGKN; encoded by the coding sequence ATGTATAGAAATTTTTTAAAGAGAGTGATTGACATTTTGGGGGCTTTGTTTTTGCTCATTTTAACATCGCCCATCATCATAGCAACGGCGATATTTATCTATTTTAAGGTTAGCCGTGATGTTATTTTCACGCAAGCAAGGCCAGGGCTAAATGAGAAAATTTTTAAAATTTATAAATTTAAGACGATGAGCGACGAGCGTGACGCAAATGGCGAGCTCTTGCCAGATGATCAGCGTCTTGGTAAATTTGGTAAACTGATCCGATCTCTTAGCCTTGATGAGCTACCACAGCTTTTTAACGTGCTAAAAGGCGATATGAGTTTTATCGGACCAAGGCCGCTTTTGGTTGAGTATCTGCCTATTTATAACGAAACACAAAAGCACCGCCACGATGTGCGCCCCGGTATCACAGGCCTAGCGCAGGTAAATGGCAGAAATGCCATAAGCTGGGAGAAAAAATTTGAGTACGACGTCTATTACGCTAAAAATTTAAGCTTTTTGCTTGATGTAAAGATCGCTTTGCAGACTATCGAAAAGGTGCTAAAACGAAGTGGCGTCAGCAAAGAAGGGCAGGCTACGACGGAGAAATTTAATGGCAAAAACTAA
- the pglA gene encoding N,N'-diacetylbacillosaminyl-diphospho-undecaprenol alpha-1,3-N-acetylgalactosaminyltransferase gives MARIGFLSHADMSIHFFRRPIMQALKDMGHEVFAIAPKGNFTDELAKSFHSVTYELDKASLNPLTVINNSKKLSQILGELNLDLLQTGAHKSNVFGTFAAKNAGIKHVINLVEGLGSFYIDDDLKTKAVRFVMESLYKLSFAKADACIFVNDADPDYLISKNLIDKSKVYRIKSVGVDTAKFDPAITQAADLGDKKVILMIARAMWHKGVREFYEAAEILNGYKNCEFVFVGEGFAGNKSTADESFLKGGKVRYLGARNDIPQLLKASYLLALPSYKEGFPRTVLEAMSMAKAVVASDVTGCNEAVKEGYNGLLCKVKDASDLASKIKILLDDEELCAKLGQNGRSWAVSEFDEKQIAKRYIEIYRKFIDV, from the coding sequence ATGGCAAGGATAGGGTTTTTAAGCCACGCTGATATGAGCATACACTTTTTTAGACGCCCTATTATGCAGGCTTTAAAAGATATGGGGCATGAAGTTTTTGCGATCGCTCCAAAAGGAAATTTCACTGATGAGCTTGCTAAAAGCTTTCACTCTGTCACTTACGAGCTTGACAAAGCCAGCCTAAATCCACTAACTGTTATAAATAACTCAAAAAAACTATCTCAAATTTTGGGTGAGCTAAATTTAGACCTGCTGCAGACTGGCGCTCACAAGTCAAATGTCTTTGGCACGTTTGCCGCTAAAAACGCTGGCATAAAGCACGTGATAAATTTGGTCGAAGGCCTTGGTAGTTTTTATATCGATGATGATCTTAAGACGAAGGCTGTGCGTTTTGTCATGGAGAGCCTTTATAAGCTCTCTTTTGCAAAAGCTGATGCTTGCATCTTCGTAAATGACGCAGATCCAGACTATCTGATCTCTAAAAATTTGATAGACAAAAGCAAAGTGTACCGCATAAAAAGTGTCGGCGTAGATACTGCTAAATTTGATCCAGCTATCACGCAGGCAGCTGACCTGGGTGATAAAAAGGTAATTTTAATGATCGCAAGAGCCATGTGGCACAAGGGCGTTCGTGAATTTTACGAGGCAGCTGAAATTTTAAATGGCTACAAAAACTGCGAATTTGTCTTTGTGGGCGAGGGCTTTGCTGGTAATAAATCAACTGCAGACGAGAGCTTTTTAAAAGGTGGCAAGGTGCGATATCTTGGCGCTAGAAACGACATACCACAGCTTTTAAAGGCTTCTTATTTGCTAGCACTTCCTAGCTATAAAGAGGGCTTTCCAAGAACGGTTTTAGAGGCGATGAGCATGGCTAAAGCAGTCGTTGCAAGCGACGTAACAGGCTGCAATGAAGCTGTAAAAGAGGGCTACAACGGACTTTTATGCAAGGTAAAAGACGCAAGTGATCTTGCTAGTAAGATAAAAATTTTGCTTGATGATGAGGAGCTTTGCGCTAAACTTGGGCAAAATGGTAGAAGCTGGGCGGTTAGCGAGTTTGATGAGAAGCAAATCGCGAAAAGATATATAGAAATTTATAGGAAATTTATAGATGTATAG
- the pglD gene encoding UDP-N-acetylbacillosamine N-acetyltransferase — protein MAKTKKIYIYGASGHGLVIADIARNNGYDEMVFLDDASERKFNPELEKADIIIAIGDNKTRQKISQKVEDVGFEIVNLIHKSAVVSESAVIEKGVVVMPNAVINAKARIKEGAIINSGAVIEHECVIGKFAHISPNAALAGNVSVGEFTHIGIGSSIIQGISIGKNCIIGAGSVVVRDIKDGTKAYGVPACERAKI, from the coding sequence ATGGCAAAAACTAAGAAAATTTACATCTACGGAGCGAGTGGGCATGGCCTTGTGATCGCTGACATCGCTAGAAATAACGGCTATGATGAGATGGTTTTTTTAGACGATGCTAGTGAGCGTAAATTTAACCCAGAGCTTGAAAAAGCTGACATCATAATAGCCATTGGCGATAATAAAACCAGGCAAAAGATCAGCCAAAAAGTAGAGGATGTTGGCTTTGAGATAGTAAATTTGATCCATAAAAGCGCGGTTGTGAGCGAGAGCGCTGTGATAGAAAAAGGCGTAGTGGTCATGCCAAATGCTGTGATAAACGCAAAAGCTCGCATAAAAGAGGGCGCTATCATAAACTCTGGCGCGGTGATAGAGCATGAGTGCGTGATAGGCAAATTTGCTCACATCAGCCCAAATGCAGCCCTTGCTGGAAACGTTAGCGTGGGCGAATTTACGCACATAGGTATCGGCTCAAGCATCATTCAAGGTATAAGTATTGGCAAAAACTGCATCATCGGTGCTGGAAGTGTGGTCGTTAGAGATATAAAGGACGGCACAAAGG